Proteins encoded within one genomic window of Corynebacterium aurimucosum:
- a CDS encoding ATP-binding cassette domain-containing protein, whose amino-acid sequence MTISVRDAHLHNLRNVDVDLPRGQLVAVTGVSGSGKSSLAFGTIHGEGQRRYLESVAPFARRLIASAVDPQVGRIEGLPPTVALQQSASASSARSTVGTISAMSNSVRLLYSRCGDNPEGLYSDSFSPNTPEGMCPECQGTGVVHEPTEASMVPDPSLSIEEGAIAAWPGAWAGKNFHDILQELGYDLDSPWEDLPKKDREWILFTEERPVVTVKPRRGADQIQRNYEGTWRSVASYLTKTYAETKSDTLRARVLSFMETRRCDTCQGRRLTAKALKVTYAGLPIDEFNALPLSEAHELLSAQKPQPNDAEDLLLKALLPAFESALELGLGHLSLDRPMDTLSGGEVQRLRLAAQLRSGLYGVTYVLDEPSAGLHPVERGAVLDMCRRFIAEGNSVLLVEHDMELVKQADWIVDVGPLAGERGGQVVYSGPVADYIEAADSADTPTARALARPRPTPKVEARPAHGDIALRRVHSHTIDGLDVDFGLGQFTAITGLSGSGKSTLLAALHDMLTGPDCPKQVKRVVSITQKPIGRTPRSTVATYTNLFDNVRKLFAATPEAKKKKWTVSRFSYNVKQGQCPTCGGAGQIEVELVFLPGSYTQCPDCQGQRYNDDTLSIRWKDRTIADILDLTVEEALEVFADEAPILHALQTLEAVGLGYLRLGQGAPELSGGEAQRIKLATELQRSRNSRRGHTVYLLDEPTVGLHPADIDLLIAELHSLVEASHTVVVADHDRHLIAGADRVIEMGPGSGSDGGKIVADGTPGQVSTGLTPTGRVLSGAGAR is encoded by the coding sequence ATGACGATTTCCGTGAGAGACGCGCACCTGCACAACCTTCGCAACGTGGATGTGGACCTTCCACGCGGCCAGCTCGTGGCCGTGACGGGGGTGTCCGGTTCCGGCAAGTCCTCGCTGGCCTTCGGCACCATTCATGGCGAAGGCCAGCGCCGCTACCTGGAATCCGTCGCGCCCTTTGCTCGACGCCTCATCGCCTCCGCGGTGGACCCTCAGGTCGGCCGCATTGAGGGGTTGCCGCCGACGGTGGCGTTGCAGCAGTCGGCGTCGGCAAGCAGCGCGCGCTCCACCGTGGGCACGATCTCCGCCATGTCTAACTCCGTGCGCCTTCTTTACTCGCGCTGCGGTGACAACCCGGAGGGCCTGTACTCCGATTCCTTCTCCCCGAATACCCCAGAAGGCATGTGCCCGGAGTGCCAGGGCACCGGCGTGGTCCACGAACCCACGGAGGCGTCCATGGTGCCGGACCCCAGCCTGAGCATCGAGGAAGGCGCGATTGCTGCGTGGCCCGGAGCCTGGGCGGGCAAGAACTTCCACGACATTCTGCAAGAACTGGGCTATGACTTGGATTCACCGTGGGAGGATTTGCCGAAGAAAGACCGCGAGTGGATCCTCTTCACCGAGGAGCGCCCGGTGGTAACCGTCAAGCCGCGCCGCGGGGCGGATCAGATCCAGCGCAATTACGAGGGCACGTGGCGCTCCGTGGCCAGCTACCTGACCAAGACCTATGCGGAGACGAAGTCGGATACACTCCGCGCCCGCGTCTTGAGCTTCATGGAAACCCGCCGCTGCGATACCTGTCAGGGACGCCGGCTGACGGCGAAGGCGCTCAAGGTCACCTACGCTGGGCTGCCGATCGACGAATTCAATGCCCTCCCGTTGAGCGAAGCCCACGAGCTGTTAAGCGCTCAGAAACCACAGCCGAATGATGCGGAAGACCTGCTCCTCAAGGCCCTCCTTCCGGCCTTTGAATCTGCATTGGAACTCGGCCTGGGGCACCTCAGCCTGGATAGGCCTATGGACACGCTCTCGGGCGGTGAGGTGCAGCGCCTGCGCCTGGCTGCGCAGCTGCGCTCCGGGCTCTATGGTGTGACCTATGTCCTGGATGAGCCCTCTGCGGGCCTGCACCCGGTGGAGCGGGGCGCGGTGCTTGATATGTGCCGGCGCTTCATCGCGGAGGGGAACTCGGTGCTGCTGGTGGAACACGACATGGAACTGGTCAAGCAGGCCGATTGGATCGTGGATGTCGGCCCGCTCGCCGGTGAGCGCGGCGGCCAGGTGGTGTACTCGGGTCCCGTCGCCGATTACATAGAGGCGGCGGACTCTGCAGATACTCCCACCGCGCGTGCCTTGGCGCGCCCGCGCCCCACGCCCAAGGTCGAAGCGCGCCCGGCGCACGGGGACATCGCGCTGCGCCGGGTGCACTCGCACACCATCGATGGCCTCGACGTGGACTTCGGACTCGGCCAGTTTACGGCCATTACTGGGCTTTCGGGTTCCGGCAAATCCACGTTGCTGGCCGCACTCCATGACATGCTCACGGGGCCGGACTGTCCGAAGCAGGTCAAGCGCGTGGTCTCCATTACCCAAAAGCCAATCGGCCGAACCCCGCGCTCCACGGTGGCGACGTACACCAACCTCTTCGACAACGTGCGCAAGCTCTTCGCGGCCACCCCGGAGGCCAAGAAGAAGAAATGGACGGTCTCGCGCTTTTCCTACAACGTTAAGCAAGGCCAGTGTCCCACCTGCGGTGGCGCCGGCCAGATCGAGGTCGAGCTGGTCTTCCTTCCAGGCTCCTATACCCAGTGCCCGGATTGCCAGGGACAGCGCTATAACGATGACACCTTGTCCATCCGCTGGAAGGACAGGACCATCGCGGACATCCTCGACCTTACGGTGGAAGAGGCCCTGGAGGTCTTTGCAGATGAAGCGCCGATCCTCCACGCGCTGCAAACCTTGGAGGCGGTCGGTCTGGGTTACCTGCGCTTGGGCCAGGGCGCTCCGGAGCTTTCCGGCGGTGAAGCGCAGCGCATCAAGCTTGCCACGGAGCTGCAGCGCTCCCGCAACTCGCGCCGGGGCCATACCGTCTACCTGCTGGATGAGCCCACCGTCGGGTTGCACCCGGCCGATATCGACCTGCTCATCGCTGAGCTGCACTCGCTGGTGGAGGCCTCCCATACTGTCGTGGTGGCAGATCATGACCGTCACCTCATCGCCGGCGCTGACCGGGTTATTGAGATGGGCCCGGGGTCTGGTTCGGATGGCGGAAAGATTGTGGCGGATGGCACGCCGGGTCAGGTTTCCACGGGACTAACGCCCACCGGGCGGGTGCTAAGTGGCGCGGGTGCACGATAA